GTTGAAGGCGGGCACGCCGTAGCCGTGGTCGGCGGCGTGGTCCAGCAGTTGGCGCAGGGCGATGAGGGCCATGGGGTGTCTCCTGTGATGATGGGGTGTCAGCTCTGGGCACGCTTGGCCAGGATCTCGAAGGCCGGCAGGGTCTTGCCTTCCAGCACCTCCAGGAAGGCGCCGCCGCCGGTGGAGATGTAGCCCACGTCCCGCTCGATGCCGTACTTGGCGATGGCCGCCAGGGTGTCGCCGCCGCCGGCGATGCTGAAGGCCGGGCTTTGGGCGATCGCGCGGGCGATGGTCTCGGTGCCGTGCGCGAAGGCGTCGAACTCGAAGACGCCCACCGGGCCGTTCCAGACGATGGTGCCGGCGGCCTTGAGCTTGTCGGCCAGGATGGCCGCGGTCTTCGGGCCGATGTCCAGGATCAGGTCGTCGTCGGCCACCTCGCTGGCGGCCTTGACGGCGGCCGGTGCATCAGCCGCAAAGGTCTTGGCGCAAACCACGTCCACGGGAATGGGCACCTCGGCGCCCCGGGCCTTCATGGCCTCGATCACCGCGGTGGCCTCGCCCACCAGGTCCGGCTCGGCCAGGCTCTTGCCGATCTTCAGGCCCGCGGCCAGCAGGAAGGTGTTGGCGATGCCGCCGCCGACGATCAGGCCGTCGACCTTGCTCGACAGGCTCTGCAGGATGGTCAGCTTGGTGCTGACCTTGGAGCCGGCGACGATGGCGATCAGCGGACGCTTCGGTCCTGGAGCCCCCACCCCGGCTGCGCCGGGCCCCCCGAGGGGGAGGGCACCGTCTTGGGACGGCCCGGCGACGGCGCCCAAGGCCAGCGCCTGGGTGATGGCGTCGATCTCGGCGGCGAGCAGCGGGCCGGCGCAGGCCACCTTGGCGTACTCGGCGATGCCGTAGGTCGTGCCTTCGGCGCGGTGGGCGGTGCCGAAGGCGTCGTTGACGTAGATGTCGCACAGGGCGGCCATCTTCTGCGCCAGTTCAGGTTTGTTCTTCTTCTCGCCGACGTTGACGCGGCAGTTCTCCAGCAGCACGACCTGGCCGGGGGCCACGTCCACGCCGTCGACCCAGTTCGCGACCAGCTTCACCTCGCGGCCCAGCAGCTCGGACAGGCGCGCGGCCACCGGGGCCAGCGAGTCCTCGGGCTTGAACTCGCCTTCGGTGGGGCGGCCCAGGTGGGAGGTGACCATCACCGCGGCGCCGGCCTGCAGGGCCATCTCGATGCAGGGCACCGAGGCGCGGATGCGGGTGTCCTCGGTGATCTCGCCGGCCGCACTCAGGGGCACGTTGAGATCGGCGCGGATGAACACGCGCTGGCCGGTGACGCGCCCCTCGTTGACGAGGTCCTCGAAACGCAGCACCTTCATGCCCGGCCCCGCCCGACGCCGCGGGCCACCACGCGCGCCATCTCCAGGCACTTGTTCGAGTAACCCCACTCGTTGTCGTACCAGGCCACGACCTTGACGAAGGTGGTGTCCAGGGCGATGCCGGCCTCGGCATCGAACATCGAGGTGCAGGACTCGCCACGGAAGTCGGTGGCCACCACCTTGTCCTCGGTGTAGCCCAGCACGCCCTTCATGGCGCCCTGGCTGGCGGCCTTCATCGCCGCGCAGATGTCCTCGTACGAGGCTTCCTTGTTCAGCTCGACGGTCAGGTCCACCACCGACACGTCGGAGGTCGGCACCCGGAAGGACATGCCGGTGAGCTTCTTGTTCAGCTCGGGGATCACCACGCCCACGGCCTTGGCGGCACCGGTGCTGCTGGGGATGATGTTCTCCAGGATGCCGCGGCCACCGCGCCAGTCCTTGTTGGACGGGCCGTCCACGGTCTTCTGGGTGGCGGTGGCGGCGTGCACGGTGGTCATCAGGCCGCGCTGGATGCCGAAGGTGTCGTTGAGCACCTTGGCCACCGGGGCCAGGCAGTTGGTGGTGCAGCTGGCGTTGGAGATGATGGCCTGGCCGGCGTAGGTGGTGTCGTTCACGCCGTAGACGAACATCGGGGTGTCGTCCTTGGACGGGGCCGACATGATGACCTTCCTGGCGCCGGCCTTCAGGTGCTTCTCGGCGGTGTCCTTCGTCAGGAACAGGCCGGTGGATTCGATGACCACGTCGACACCGATGTCGCCCCAGGCCAGCTCGGCCGGGTTCTTCACCGACGTCAGCCGGATGCGCCGGCCGTTGACGATCAGGGTCTGTCCCTCGACCGCCACCTCGCCCTGGAAGCGGCCGTGCACGCTGTCGTAGGTCAGCAGGTAGGCCAGGTAGTCGGGCTCCAGCAGGTCGTTGATGCCGGCGACCTCGATGTCGTCAGCGAAGTTCTGCACCGCAGCGCGCAGCACCATGCGGCCGATGCGGCCGAAGCCGTTGATGCCGATCCGGATCGTCATGAGCAACCTTGAGAAAGTGAGAGGGTGAAGGGAAGAGGGAACCGGGGGCTCAGGCCGTGGCCGCCGCGGCGATCCAGGCCCGGTTGACGCCCAGCACGTGCTCGGCGATGTCGGGCAGGCTGTCGAAGACCTGGTCGGGCCGGGCCTCCAGCAGCGGGGCCCCGCCGTCGTAGCCCCATGGCACGGCCCAGGCCTGGGCGCCGGCGGCGCGGGCGGTCTCGATGTCGATGCGCGAATCGCCCACATGGGCCGCGCGCTGGGGCTGGCCGCCCAGGGCCGCCAGCACATGGCGCAGCGTGGCGGGGTCCGGCTTGCGCTGGGGCAGGCTGTCGCCACCCAGCACGAAGTCGAAGGCGCTGGCCAGGCCGCAGCGCCGCAGCACCTGCTGGGCGTGGCGGTGCTCCTTGTTGGTCAGGCAGGCCAGGCGCACGCCGCCCAGGCGCAGGGCGCGCAGCATCTCCGCGCAGCCGGGGTAGGGCTTGGCCTGGCGGCCGGCCAGGGTGCCGTAGTGGGCCTCCCAGCGCGGCAGCACCGCGTCGGGCCGCAGGCGCTCGGCCCGGTCCGGCTCGGCCAGCAGCAGGTCGGCCAGCACCCGCAGCAGGGTGTGGCGGGCGCCATGGCCGATGTGGCGGGTGATGCGTTCCTCGTCCTGGCGCGGCACGCCGAACTCGGCCAGGGTGCGGTTGACCGCCTCGGCGATCTCGGCGGCGGTGTCCACCAGGGTGCCGTCCAGGTCGAAGCTGAGGACGCTGTAGCGCATGGGGGGCCTTTCAGAGGAGGAGACGGACAGCCTCAGTTGGAGGAACGCTCGATCTGGGGCTCGTGGTCGATCGCCGCGCGCACCTTGTCGGCCAGCTGCTCGGCGGTGAAGCCCAGGGACTGCATCAGCGCCGGGCCGGGGGCCGAGGCGCCGAAGTGGTCCAGGCCCAGCACCTCGCGGCAGCCGTAGAAGGCCCAGCCGCGGGTGCTGCCGGCCTCCACCGCCACGCGCGGCAGGTGGCGGCCCAGCACGCCGTCGCGGTAGCGCGCGTCCTGCGCGTCGAACACGCTGGTGGACGGCATGGACACCACCCGCACCGGCAGGCCCTGCGCGTCCAGCAGGGCCTGGGCCTGCATCGCCAGCGCCACCTCCGAGCCGGTGGCCAGGATCACCGCCTGAGCCTGCGGCCGGTCCGACAGCACATAGCCGCCGCGCCGGATGGACGCCACCTGCTCCGGGCTGCGGGCCTGGGCCGGCAGGGCCTGGCGCGACAGCAGCAAGGCGCTGGGCCGGTCGGCCTGCGACAAGGCCATCTGCCAGGCCACCGCCGTCTCGGCCGCGTCGCAGGGGCGCCAGACATCGAGGTTGGGGATCAGGCGCAGCGACCAGGCGTGCTCCACCGGCTGGTGGGTGGGGCCGTCCTCGCCCAGGCCGACGGAGTCGTGGGTGAGCACGTGCACCACGCGCTTCTTCATCAACGCGGCCATGCGGATGGCGTTGCGGCTGTAGTCGCTGAACACCATGAAGGTGCCGCCGAAGGGGATGAAGCCGCCATGCAGCGCGATGCCGTTCATGATGGCCGACATGCCGAACTCGCGCACGCCGTAGTTGATGTGGCGCCCGCCGGGCTGGCCGCCGCGCACGGCACCGCAGCCGGGCCAGTCGGTCAGGTTGGAGGCGGTGAGGTCGGCCGAACCGCCCAGCAGCTCCGGCAGCCGGGGCGCCAGCCGGGCGATGGCCTGCTGCGAGGCCTTGCGGGTGGCCACCACCTCGCCGCGCTGCTGCACCTCGGCCAGCTCGCGCCAGCCTTCGAGCTCAAAGTCCAGCGGCAGATCGCCGCGCAGCCGGCGCGCCAGCTCGGCGGCCTCGGCCGGGAAGGCGGCCCGGTAGGCCTCCCAGCGGGCCTGCCAGGCCGCGTGCGCGGCCGCGCCGCGGGTCCGGGCGTCCCAGGCCTGGGCGATGTCGGTGGGCACCTCGAAAGGCCCGGCCGTCCAGCCCAGCGCGGCGCGGGTGGCGGCAATCTCCTCGGCGCCCAGCGGCTCGCCGTGGGCCTGGGCCGAGCCCTGGCGGCCCGGTGCGCCGCGGCCGATGGTGGTGCGGCAGATGACCAGGGTGGGCCGGTCGTGGCGGCGGGCCTGGGCCAGCGCGGCGTCCAGCGCGGCCACGTCGTGGCCGTCCACCGGGCCCAGCACGGCCCAGCCGCAGGCGGCGAAGCGGGCCGCGGTGTCGTCGGCGAACCAGGGCGTGACGGCGCCGTCGATGCTGATGCCGTTGTCGTCGTACAGCGCCACCAGCTTGTGCAGCTTCCAGGCTCCGGCCAGCGAGATGGCCTCCTGGCTCAGGCCCTCCATCAGGCAGCCGTCGCCCAGGAAGACCCAGGTGCGGTGGTCCACCACGGTGTGGCCGGGGCGGTTGAACTCGTCGGCCAGCAGCTTCTCGGCCAGGGCCAGGCCCACCGCGTTGGCCAGGCCCTGGCCCAGCGGGCCGGTGGTGGTCTCGACGCCGGGGGTGTGGTCGACCTCGGGGTGGCCGGGGGTGCGGCTGCCGGCCTGCCGGAAGCGGCGCAGCTCGTCCACGGGGAGGTCGTAGCCGGTCAGGTGCAGCAGCGCGTAGAGCAGCATGCTGGCGTGGCCGTTGGAGAGCACGAAGCGGTCGCGGTCCCACCAGTGGGGATCGGCCGGGTCGTGGCGCAGGTGGTGGTGCCACAGGGCCACGGCCATCTCGGCCATGCCCATGGGCGCGCCGGGGTGGCCGCTGCGGGCCTGTTGCACGGCGTCCATGGCCAGCGCGCGCAGCGCATTGGCCAGCGGGTTCAGCGGGGTGCGCACGGGGCGGACCACGCGCTCGGCGGCGGCGGAAGCGTGGGCGGCCATGGTCACACCGCCTGACGCGCACGCTGGCGCCGTTCCATCATGCGCCAGATGTAGGGCGTGAAGATGAGCTGCATCGCCAGTTCCATCTTGCCGCCGGGCACCACCAGGGTGTTGGCGCGGCTCATCCACGCGTTGTTGATCATGTTGAGCAGGTAGGGGAAGTCGATGCCCTTGGGGTTGGCGAAGCGGATCACGCAGATCGATTCGTCGGCCGTGGGGATGTCGCGGGCGATGAAGGGGTTGGAGGTGTCCACCACCGGCACGCGCTGGAAGTTGACGTGGGTGTGGGCGAACTGCGGCACGATGTAATGCACGTAGTCGGGCATGCGGCGCAGGATGGTGTCGGTCACCGCCTCGGCGCTGTAGCCGCGCACATGCTTGTCGCGCCAGAGCTTCTGGATCCATTCCAGGTTGATGACGGGCACCACGCCGATCAGCAGGTCGGGGTGGCGGGCGATGTTGACCTCGGGCGTGACGACGGCGCCATGCAGGCCTTCGTAGAACAGCAGGTCGGTGTCGCCGGGCAGCTCCTCCCAGGGGGTGAAGGTGCCGGGCTCCTGGCCGTAGGGCTGGGCCTCCACCGGGTCGTGCAGGTAGCGCCGGCGCCGGCCGGTGCCCGATTCGCCATAGCTGTGAAAGAGCTGCTCCAGCTCGGCGAAGAGGTTGTTCTCCGGCCCGAAGTGGCTGAAGTGGGTGTTGCCGGCTTCCTCGGCCGCGCGCTGGCGCTGGCGCATCTCGCCGCGGTCGTAGCGGTGGAAGCTGTCACCCTCGATGACGGCGGCGCGCACGTTCTCGCGGCGGAAGATGTTCTCGAAGGTGCGGGTCACCGAGGAGGTGCCCGCACCGGACGAACCGGTGATGGCGATGATGGGGTGTCGCGCGGACATGGTCGTGTGTCTCCGGGTCTTCTTGGAATGAATGGCGTGAGGGGCGTGGGCCGGCGGGGCCTCAGGCCCTGAACAGGCTGCGCTCGGCGAACAGCGGATTGGCCGGCTCGGCCTCCGACGGATCGCGGTGGTACTGCTCGATGCGCTCGACCTCGTGGCGCGAGCCGAAGACCAGGCCGATGCGCTGGTGCAGCGCGCCGGGCCGCACGCCCAGCACCGGCTGCAGGCCGGTGGAGGCGCGCCCGCCCGCCTGCTCGATCAGGAAGCCCACCGGGTTGGCCTCGTACAGGAGGCGCAGGCGGCCGGCGCGGGCCGGCTCCTTGCGGTCCCTGGGGTACATGAAGACGCCGCCGCGCATCAGGATGCGGTGGGTCTCGGCCACCAGCGAGGCGATCCAGCGCATGTTGAAGTCCTTGCCGCGCGCGCCGCTGGCGCCGGCAAGGCACTCGTCCACATAACGCTTGATCGGCGGCTCCCAGAAGCGGCTGTTGGAGGCGTTGATCGCGAACTCGCGGGTGTCGGGCGGCACCTGCAGGTCCGGGTGGGTCAGCATGAACTCGCCCAGGTCCGGGTGCAGGGTGAAGCCCACCGTGCCGTGGCCCACGCTGAGCACCAGCATGGTGGTGGGGCCATAGAGCGCGTAGCCGGCGGCCACCTGGGCCGCGCCGGGCTGCAGGAAGTCGGCCTCCACCGGCGCGCGGCCGCTGTCCACCACGTCCTGCGGCGCGCGCAGGATGGAGAAGATGCTGCCCACCGAGACGTTGACGTCGATGTTGCTGGAGCCGTCCAGCGGGTCGAACAGCAGCAGGTACTTGCCGCGCGGCTGGCTGTCCGGGATGGGGTAGGGCGCCTCCATCTCCTCGGAGGCCATGCCGGCCAGGGTGCCCGAGCCCTCGTTGCGGCACAGGAAGACCTCGTTGGCCAGCACGTCCAGGGGCTTCTGTTCCTCGCCCTGCACGTTGACGGCCGCCGGTGTGGCCGGGGCCGCGCTGCCCAGCTCGCCGAGCTTGACCGCGCGGGCGATGGCCTTGGCCGCCAGGGCCACATCAAGGATCAGGGCGTTGAGTTCCCCGCTGGCGCCGGGAAAGCGCCGGCGCTGCTCGATCAGGTACTGGGTGAGCGTGGGGCGGTGGGACAGGGGCATGACAGTCTCCTTGGGTGTTCTGGGGGGGCCGCGCCGGCTCAGGCCGCGGGTGCGTCAGCCGGGGTCGTGTCCGCCGCGGCGGTCGAGGCGAAGACCCGGCTGGCGGCGATGTCCTCGGGCAGCAGCGTGGACAGGGCCTCGGCATCGAGCACCCGGTCGGGCTCGGCGAAGAGCCGGCTGGCCTGGCGCAGGCGGGCCCGGTCCAGCGCGTTGCGCACGCTGCGGGCGTTGGCGAAGTGGGGCTGGGCCAGGCGCAGGGCCAGGTAGCGGGCGAAGGCGTCGCGGGCACCGTCGCCGAAGCGGTAGTGCTGGCCGGCGAGCATGCGGTCGGCGATGCCCAGCAGCTCATCGGCGCTGTAGTCGGGAAAGTCGAGGTGATGGGCGATGCGCGAGCTCATGCCCGGGTTGGACTGGAAGAAGGTGTCCATGCGGTCCTTGTAGCCCGCCAGGATCACCACCAGGTCGTCGCGCTGGTTCTCCATCACCTGCAGCAGGATCTCGATGGCCTCCTGGCCGTAGTCGCGCTCGTTCTCGGGCCGGTAGAGGTAGTAGGCCTCGTCGATGAACAGCACCCCGCCCATGGCCTTCTTCAGCACCTCCTTGGTCTTGGGCGCGGTGTGGCCGATGTACTGGCCCACCAGGTCGTCGCGGGTGACGGCCACCAGGTGGCCCTTGCGGATGTAGCCCAGGCGGTGAAGGATCTCGGCCATGCGCAGGGCCACCGTGGTCTTGCCGGTGCCGGGGTTGCCCGTGAAGCACATGTGAAGGCTGGGTGCTTGAGCGGCCAGCTGGAACTGGGCGCGCAGCCTGTCGATCACCAGCAGCGCGGCGATGTCGCGCAGCCGCGCCTTGACCGGGCGCAGGCCGACCAGGTCGCGGTCGAGCTCGTCGAGCACCTCCATCACCCGGCTTTGGGCCAGCACCTCGTGGACGGTGCGGGCCGCGGGCGCCG
This sequence is a window from Ideonella dechloratans. Protein-coding genes within it:
- the cbbX gene encoding CbbX protein, producing MNAPLYAIPGVATTATAAATPAAPEAAPAARTVHEVLAQSRVMEVLDELDRDLVGLRPVKARLRDIAALLVIDRLRAQFQLAAQAPSLHMCFTGNPGTGKTTVALRMAEILHRLGYIRKGHLVAVTRDDLVGQYIGHTAPKTKEVLKKAMGGVLFIDEAYYLYRPENERDYGQEAIEILLQVMENQRDDLVVILAGYKDRMDTFFQSNPGMSSRIAHHLDFPDYSADELLGIADRMLAGQHYRFGDGARDAFARYLALRLAQPHFANARSVRNALDRARLRQASRLFAEPDRVLDAEALSTLLPEDIAASRVFASTAAADTTPADAPAA
- the gap gene encoding type I glyceraldehyde-3-phosphate dehydrogenase, translated to MTIRIGINGFGRIGRMVLRAAVQNFADDIEVAGINDLLEPDYLAYLLTYDSVHGRFQGEVAVEGQTLIVNGRRIRLTSVKNPAELAWGDIGVDVVIESTGLFLTKDTAEKHLKAGARKVIMSAPSKDDTPMFVYGVNDTTYAGQAIISNASCTTNCLAPVAKVLNDTFGIQRGLMTTVHAATATQKTVDGPSNKDWRGGRGILENIIPSSTGAAKAVGVVIPELNKKLTGMSFRVPTSDVSVVDLTVELNKEASYEDICAAMKAASQGAMKGVLGYTEDKVVATDFRGESCTSMFDAEAGIALDTTFVKVVAWYDNEWGYSNKCLEMARVVARGVGRGRA
- a CDS encoding class 1 fructose-bisphosphatase, with product MPLSHRPTLTQYLIEQRRRFPGASGELNALILDVALAAKAIARAVKLGELGSAAPATPAAVNVQGEEQKPLDVLANEVFLCRNEGSGTLAGMASEEMEAPYPIPDSQPRGKYLLLFDPLDGSSNIDVNVSVGSIFSILRAPQDVVDSGRAPVEADFLQPGAAQVAAGYALYGPTTMLVLSVGHGTVGFTLHPDLGEFMLTHPDLQVPPDTREFAINASNSRFWEPPIKRYVDECLAGASGARGKDFNMRWIASLVAETHRILMRGGVFMYPRDRKEPARAGRLRLLYEANPVGFLIEQAGGRASTGLQPVLGVRPGALHQRIGLVFGSRHEVERIEQYHRDPSEAEPANPLFAERSLFRA
- the gph gene encoding phosphoglycolate phosphatase (PGP is an essential enzyme in the glycolate salvage pathway in higher organisms (photorespiration in plants). Phosphoglycolate results from the oxidase activity of RubisCO in the Calvin cycle when concentrations of carbon dioxide are low relative to oxygen. This enzyme is a member of the Haloacid Dehalogenase (HAD) superfamily of aspartate-nucleophile hydrolase enzymes (PF00702).), which translates into the protein MRYSVLSFDLDGTLVDTAAEIAEAVNRTLAEFGVPRQDEERITRHIGHGARHTLLRVLADLLLAEPDRAERLRPDAVLPRWEAHYGTLAGRQAKPYPGCAEMLRALRLGGVRLACLTNKEHRHAQQVLRRCGLASAFDFVLGGDSLPQRKPDPATLRHVLAALGGQPQRAAHVGDSRIDIETARAAGAQAWAVPWGYDGGAPLLEARPDQVFDSLPDIAEHVLGVNRAWIAAAATA
- a CDS encoding phosphoglycerate kinase, producing the protein MKVLRFEDLVNEGRVTGQRVFIRADLNVPLSAAGEITEDTRIRASVPCIEMALQAGAAVMVTSHLGRPTEGEFKPEDSLAPVAARLSELLGREVKLVANWVDGVDVAPGQVVLLENCRVNVGEKKNKPELAQKMAALCDIYVNDAFGTAHRAEGTTYGIAEYAKVACAGPLLAAEIDAITQALALGAVAGPSQDGALPLGGPGAAGVGAPGPKRPLIAIVAGSKVSTKLTILQSLSSKVDGLIVGGGIANTFLLAAGLKIGKSLAEPDLVGEATAVIEAMKARGAEVPIPVDVVCAKTFAADAPAAVKAASEVADDDLILDIGPKTAAILADKLKAAGTIVWNGPVGVFEFDAFAHGTETIARAIAQSPAFSIAGGGDTLAAIAKYGIERDVGYISTGGGAFLEVLEGKTLPAFEILAKRAQS
- the tkt gene encoding transketolase — encoded protein: MAAHASAAAERVVRPVRTPLNPLANALRALAMDAVQQARSGHPGAPMGMAEMAVALWHHHLRHDPADPHWWDRDRFVLSNGHASMLLYALLHLTGYDLPVDELRRFRQAGSRTPGHPEVDHTPGVETTTGPLGQGLANAVGLALAEKLLADEFNRPGHTVVDHRTWVFLGDGCLMEGLSQEAISLAGAWKLHKLVALYDDNGISIDGAVTPWFADDTAARFAACGWAVLGPVDGHDVAALDAALAQARRHDRPTLVICRTTIGRGAPGRQGSAQAHGEPLGAEEIAATRAALGWTAGPFEVPTDIAQAWDARTRGAAAHAAWQARWEAYRAAFPAEAAELARRLRGDLPLDFELEGWRELAEVQQRGEVVATRKASQQAIARLAPRLPELLGGSADLTASNLTDWPGCGAVRGGQPGGRHINYGVREFGMSAIMNGIALHGGFIPFGGTFMVFSDYSRNAIRMAALMKKRVVHVLTHDSVGLGEDGPTHQPVEHAWSLRLIPNLDVWRPCDAAETAVAWQMALSQADRPSALLLSRQALPAQARSPEQVASIRRGGYVLSDRPQAQAVILATGSEVALAMQAQALLDAQGLPVRVVSMPSTSVFDAQDARYRDGVLGRHLPRVAVEAGSTRGWAFYGCREVLGLDHFGASAPGPALMQSLGFTAEQLADKVRAAIDHEPQIERSSN
- a CDS encoding phosphoribulokinase, which encodes MSARHPIIAITGSSGAGTSSVTRTFENIFRRENVRAAVIEGDSFHRYDRGEMRQRQRAAEEAGNTHFSHFGPENNLFAELEQLFHSYGESGTGRRRRYLHDPVEAQPYGQEPGTFTPWEELPGDTDLLFYEGLHGAVVTPEVNIARHPDLLIGVVPVINLEWIQKLWRDKHVRGYSAEAVTDTILRRMPDYVHYIVPQFAHTHVNFQRVPVVDTSNPFIARDIPTADESICVIRFANPKGIDFPYLLNMINNAWMSRANTLVVPGGKMELAMQLIFTPYIWRMMERRQRARQAV